From Virgibacillus ihumii, the proteins below share one genomic window:
- a CDS encoding ABC transporter permease — MENNQAAVQLERAEWQKRQRKQRLKSLLTISSPIFILILWEILSQTSIIDPRFFPPPSEILTTLAAMGASGELFVHLKISLFRIFSGFLLGVIPAIILGLLMGMYSPIRHFFSPLVMALMPIPTLAMLPIILIVFGIGEFSKMLIIAISVFFPVVINTAAGVTNIDRIYIDVAKNYGASPKDFFFKIALPGSLPVMLEGIQMGQAIALLTIVAAEMVAANSGIGYLIWVNYKAFLLTEMYVGLVLISFFGYFFSLLLRGLQSKLLPWK; from the coding sequence ATGGAAAACAATCAAGCGGCTGTGCAATTGGAACGTGCTGAATGGCAGAAACGACAACGGAAACAGAGGCTGAAAAGCTTATTAACCATCTCATCCCCGATATTTATTTTGATTTTATGGGAAATTTTGTCACAAACGAGTATTATTGACCCACGCTTTTTCCCTCCACCTTCTGAAATATTAACGACATTGGCAGCGATGGGAGCGAGCGGCGAATTGTTCGTCCACCTAAAAATCAGTTTATTCCGCATTTTTTCCGGGTTTTTATTGGGCGTAATCCCGGCAATCATTCTTGGCCTGCTAATGGGAATGTATTCACCGATTCGGCATTTCTTCTCGCCGCTGGTGATGGCGTTAATGCCGATTCCGACACTGGCGATGCTGCCGATTATTTTAATCGTCTTTGGGATTGGCGAGTTTTCGAAAATGTTGATTATCGCAATCAGTGTTTTCTTCCCGGTGGTTATTAACACTGCTGCGGGTGTCACGAATATTGATCGAATTTATATTGATGTTGCCAAAAATTACGGGGCAAGTCCGAAAGATTTTTTCTTTAAAATTGCGTTGCCCGGATCCTTGCCGGTCATGCTGGAAGGAATTCAAATGGGGCAGGCGATTGCCCTGTTAACAATCGTGGCAGCAGAAATGGTTGCGGCAAACAGCGGGATTGGTTATCTCATTTGGGTGAATTACAAGGCCTTCTTATTAACGGAAATGTATGTAGGTTTGGTGCTTATTTCCTTTTTTGGCTACTTCTTTTCCTTATTGCTGCGAGGACTGCAAAGTAAATTACTTCCGTGGAAATAG